Proteins encoded by one window of Bubalus kerabau isolate K-KA32 ecotype Philippines breed swamp buffalo chromosome 22, PCC_UOA_SB_1v2, whole genome shotgun sequence:
- the MORN4 gene encoding MORN repeat-containing protein 4, translating into MTLTKGSFTYSSGEEYRGEWKEGRRHGFGQLMFADGGTYLGHFENGLFNGFGVLTFSDGSRYEGEFAQGKFNGVGVFIRHDNMTFEGEFKNGRVDGLGLLTFPDGSHGIPRNEGLFENNKLLRREKCSAVVQRAQSASKSARSLTA; encoded by the exons ATGACCCTGACAAAAGGTTCCTTCACTTACTCCAGTGGAGAGGAGTATCGTGGCGAGTGGAAGGAGG GCCGCAGACATGGTTTTGGTCAACTGATGTTTGCAGATGGTGGCACCTACCTGGGCCATTTTGAGAATGGGCTCTTTAATGGCTTCGGGGTGCTGACCTTCTCAGATGGCTCAAG GTATGAGGGGGAGTTTGCCCAGGGCAAGTTCAACGGCGTCGGAGTCTTCATTCGACATGACAACATGACCTTTGAGGGAGAATTTAAAAACGGCAGAGTGGATGGTTTGG GCCTGCTGACTTTCCCTGATGGTTCTCATGGAATACCCCGCAATGAAGGTCTGTTCGAGAACAACAAGCTTTTGCGGCGTGAGAAGTGCTCAGCGGTGGTCCAGCGGGCCCAGAGCGCCTCCAAGTCAGCCCGGAGCCTCACTGCCTGA